One part of the Desulfuromonas acetoxidans DSM 684 genome encodes these proteins:
- a CDS encoding NifU family protein, with the protein MKEQIEAALDEVRPTLLADGGNVELVDVSDDGVVSVKLVGACGSCPMSTVTLKMGIERILLEKVPGVKEVVQVP; encoded by the coding sequence ATGAAAGAGCAAATTGAAGCAGCATTGGATGAAGTCCGCCCGACCTTGCTGGCTGATGGTGGTAATGTTGAACTCGTTGATGTCAGTGATGATGGTGTTGTCAGTGTGAAACTGGTTGGCGCTTGTGGTTCCTGTCCCATGTCGACAGTCACCTTAAAGATGGGCATTGAGCGGATCTTGCTGGAAAAGGTTCCCGGTGTCAAAGAAGTTGTTCAAGTGCCGTAA
- the glpX gene encoding class II fructose-bisphosphatase gives MDRSLALELARVTEAAAVACGRWVGRGDKISADDAATTAMRQTLGMMDIDGTVVIGEGEMDEAPMLYIGEKVGNDSGPKVDIAVDPLEGTILCSKGGPGAIATIALAPAGGFLHAPDMYMEKIIVGPEAKGCIDINDLPSNNLKRMAEAKRCNIEDLTVVLLDRPRHDEAVADIRKVGARIKLISDGDVAPAVATGIPDSGIDMVLGIGGAPEGVLAAAAVKCFGGDMQARLIFTTDEERERAPKMGITDFDKVYTAEELASGDVFFAASGVTGGDLLKGVRYFSGGAQTQTIVMRSKSRTIRFIDSYHYLEHKPGFES, from the coding sequence ATGGATAGAAGTCTGGCTCTGGAACTTGCCCGTGTCACTGAAGCTGCTGCCGTCGCCTGTGGCCGTTGGGTTGGACGCGGCGATAAGATTTCTGCAGATGATGCGGCAACCACAGCCATGCGTCAAACGTTGGGAATGATGGACATTGACGGCACTGTCGTCATTGGCGAAGGGGAGATGGACGAGGCACCGATGCTGTACATTGGTGAAAAAGTCGGCAATGACAGCGGTCCCAAAGTTGATATCGCAGTTGACCCTCTTGAGGGAACCATCCTGTGTTCCAAGGGGGGTCCGGGTGCCATTGCCACGATTGCCCTCGCTCCTGCCGGCGGCTTTCTTCACGCACCGGATATGTACATGGAAAAAATCATTGTCGGCCCTGAGGCGAAAGGCTGCATTGACATCAACGACCTTCCTTCCAACAATCTTAAGCGGATGGCTGAAGCAAAGCGTTGCAACATTGAAGACCTCACCGTGGTCCTGCTCGACCGCCCCCGTCACGATGAAGCGGTCGCGGACATTCGCAAAGTGGGTGCCCGGATCAAGCTGATTAGTGATGGCGATGTTGCCCCTGCTGTAGCTACAGGGATTCCGGACAGCGGGATTGACATGGTCCTGGGTATTGGTGGCGCCCCTGAGGGGGTTTTAGCTGCTGCTGCAGTCAAATGTTTTGGTGGCGATATGCAGGCCCGACTGATTTTCACGACAGATGAAGAACGCGAACGCGCCCCCAAAATGGGTATCACCGATTTCGACAAAGTTTATACAGCAGAAGAACTCGCCAGCGGTGATGTCTTTTTTGCCGCCAGCGGAGTCACCGGCGGCGATCTGCTCAAAGGCGTTCGATATTTCTCTGGCGGCGCCCAGACTCAGACCATTGTCATGCGTTCTAAAAGCCGCACAATACGCTTCATTGACTCTTACCACTATCTGGAACACAAGCCGGGATTTGAAAGCTAA
- a CDS encoding cytidylate kinase-like family protein, translating into MAIITISREMGSGGSIIARNLADKLGYDLIDGEAILKVAASYGLTADNVEMADEKPPAFVESLDESLEIDMHRIEQIILEYALKGNAIIYGRGGQDLLAGINTVFRTRIIAPFDIRVERWAEREWLDPDLSRILVRKSDQQRAGFIKYYFDRDWNDPYDYDLVINTTKISEEMAVDLICKGIEEKNLQENNERCRQKLIDLIQCKKTEIAILQSDQVDGYHLQVHVDGGVTVLDGHVHSEDERRAIHAIVKDLAPKQELKDQLKVFAYHINPKEG; encoded by the coding sequence ATGGCAATCATTACTATCTCGCGTGAAATGGGCAGTGGTGGCTCTATTATTGCGCGCAATCTGGCCGACAAATTGGGCTACGATCTCATTGATGGCGAAGCAATTCTCAAAGTCGCCGCCTCTTACGGTCTAACTGCTGACAATGTCGAAATGGCGGATGAAAAGCCACCGGCATTTGTCGAAAGCCTTGACGAAAGTCTTGAGATTGATATGCATCGTATTGAGCAGATCATTCTCGAGTATGCTCTCAAGGGCAATGCCATTATCTATGGACGCGGTGGACAGGATCTTCTTGCCGGAATCAACACGGTTTTCCGGACCCGCATCATTGCTCCATTCGACATCCGTGTGGAGCGTTGGGCTGAGCGAGAATGGCTCGATCCTGATCTGTCGCGCATTCTGGTACGTAAAAGCGATCAGCAACGCGCCGGGTTCATCAAGTATTATTTCGACCGCGATTGGAATGACCCCTACGATTATGACCTGGTCATCAACACCACCAAGATCTCCGAAGAGATGGCTGTTGACCTGATCTGCAAAGGGATCGAAGAGAAAAATCTTCAGGAAAACAATGAGCGCTGTCGACAAAAACTGATCGACCTGATTCAGTGCAAAAAAACCGAGATCGCTATTCTGCAATCAGATCAGGTTGATGGTTACCATCTGCAAGTCCATGTCGATGGGGGAGTAACTGTTCTTGACGGCCATGTTCACAGCGAAGACGAGCGGCGGGCCATTCATGCCATTGTCAAGGACCTGGCTCCAAAACAGGAACTGAAAGACCAGCTCAAAGTGTTCGCCTACCATATCAACCCCAAGGAGGGCTAG
- the xerA gene encoding site-specific tyrosine recombinase/integron integrase: MTTWLDEFSRYLSVERNLASHTQTAYLRDVQAFCDFICGEHREQLKTLLPAVEKHTLRRWMAQLLKNNKKVTVARKVASIRSFYSFLQRQGHVEHNPALQVRLPRVERYLPTTLDVDYMYHLLDAPGDSTLQSLRDRAAFELLYSSGLRVGELVALNVADLDFDQALVRVLGKGGKQRIVPVGSKALQALMAYLERRGVTERDEPLLVNRQGTRLSARTVQRNLKKKLLQLGLPTTATPHSLRHSFATHLLDEGADLRAIQEMLGHQSLSTTQKYTQVSTDRMMKEYDRAHPRSRKK; this comes from the coding sequence ATGACAACTTGGCTTGATGAATTTTCACGCTATCTTAGCGTTGAACGCAATCTGGCATCACATACCCAGACCGCTTACCTACGTGATGTACAGGCTTTTTGCGATTTCATCTGTGGTGAGCATAGGGAACAGCTTAAAACCCTGCTGCCTGCAGTCGAAAAACATACACTGCGTCGATGGATGGCACAGTTGCTCAAGAACAATAAAAAGGTCACTGTAGCCCGTAAGGTGGCATCAATACGATCTTTTTACAGCTTTCTCCAGCGCCAGGGACATGTTGAGCACAACCCCGCATTACAGGTACGCCTGCCACGGGTGGAACGTTATCTGCCGACAACATTGGACGTGGATTACATGTACCACCTTCTTGATGCTCCCGGGGACAGCACCTTGCAGTCATTGCGTGATCGTGCTGCTTTTGAACTGCTCTATTCCAGTGGTCTGCGGGTTGGTGAACTTGTGGCCTTAAACGTGGCCGACCTTGATTTTGATCAGGCGTTGGTGCGGGTGTTGGGTAAAGGGGGAAAGCAACGGATTGTTCCCGTTGGTTCAAAAGCATTGCAGGCGTTGATGGCTTATCTGGAGCGGCGTGGGGTGACAGAGCGTGATGAGCCTCTGCTGGTTAATCGACAGGGGACACGCTTGTCGGCCAGAACAGTCCAGCGAAATTTAAAAAAGAAGCTGCTTCAACTCGGGTTGCCGACAACGGCAACACCACACTCTTTGCGTCACAGTTTTGCTACCCATCTGCTTGATGAAGGCGCGGATCTCAGAGCAATCCAAGAGATGCTCGGTCACCAATCATTGTCGACAACGCAAAAATACACCCAGGTCAGTACCGATCGAATGATGAAAGAATATGACCGGGCCCATCCGCGAAGTCGCAAGAAATAG
- a CDS encoding secondary thiamine-phosphate synthase enzyme YjbQ — MIEITSQHRDQMINITSLIAKHIREQGYIDGVIVLFVRHTTAALTINENADPDVVTDLLVTLDKKIPWSDNYHHAEGNSAAHLKTSLMGSSETVIVRNGVLQLGTWQGIYFCEFDGPRRRQVDLQWLAAAV, encoded by the coding sequence ATGATTGAAATCACCAGCCAACACCGCGACCAGATGATTAACATCACCAGCCTGATTGCCAAACATATTCGCGAACAGGGTTACATCGATGGCGTTATCGTTTTGTTTGTACGCCACACCACAGCGGCACTGACGATCAATGAAAATGCGGACCCGGATGTAGTAACGGACTTACTTGTTACGTTGGATAAAAAAATCCCCTGGAGTGACAACTACCATCACGCCGAAGGAAACAGTGCAGCACATTTAAAAACCAGCCTGATGGGATCCAGCGAAACCGTTATCGTCCGCAATGGCGTGTTGCAATTGGGCACCTGGCAGGGGATCTATTTTTGTGAATTTGATGGCCCGCGCCGACGTCAGGTTGATCTGCAATGGCTTGCCGCAGCCGTATAA
- a CDS encoding acetyl-CoA hydrolase/transferase C-terminal domain-containing protein produces MSEFGSLESRVRRKALLDKVKSPEECVEFFKDGMDLGWSGFTPAGYPKAVPIALADHVEKNNLQGKMKFNLFIGASVGAETEDRWATLDMIDRRWPYQTGKNIAKGINEGRIRMGDKHLSLFAQDLGYGFYTPKIDIAIIEVSAITEDCGLVPTSSCGVIGEILMIADKVIIEVNTGQPSFEGMHDCLIPQTPPNRQPFLISSSNDRIGTSAFPCDPDKIIAVVESKHRDKGRAFADMDATSEAIAGHIMQFFGDEVKAGRLPENLLPLQSGVGSIANAVVGGLAQGPFKNLTVFTEVLQDTMLDLFDSGKLDAASACSLSLSEEPGFPRFFENWDKYADKIVLRPLSISNAPEPIRRLGCIAMNTPVEFDMYAHANSTLVGGTRMINGLGGSGDFLRNGYLKIMHSPSVRPTKTDPYGITCVVPKAPHIDHTEHDLDVVVTEQGLADLRGLAPKDRAQTIIDKCVHPEYKPIIQEYFDMAKKETLAKGIGHEPQLFDRCFKMQQNLAQNGTMRIKNWDINIDLCE; encoded by the coding sequence ATGTCTGAATTCGGAAGCCTCGAAAGTCGTGTACGTCGCAAAGCTCTTCTCGACAAAGTAAAATCTCCCGAGGAGTGCGTAGAGTTCTTCAAGGACGGTATGGATCTGGGCTGGTCTGGTTTTACTCCGGCCGGTTACCCTAAAGCGGTACCCATTGCCCTGGCTGACCATGTAGAAAAAAACAACCTGCAAGGCAAAATGAAGTTCAACCTGTTCATCGGTGCCTCTGTTGGCGCTGAAACAGAGGACCGCTGGGCAACACTGGACATGATCGATCGCCGCTGGCCTTACCAGACCGGTAAGAACATTGCCAAAGGGATCAACGAAGGTCGTATCCGTATGGGTGACAAGCACCTTTCCCTGTTCGCTCAGGACCTTGGTTACGGTTTTTACACCCCGAAAATTGACATTGCCATTATTGAAGTTTCGGCAATCACTGAAGACTGCGGTCTGGTTCCGACCTCTTCCTGCGGTGTTATCGGCGAAATCCTGATGATTGCAGATAAAGTTATCATCGAGGTCAACACGGGACAGCCTTCTTTCGAAGGAATGCACGACTGCCTGATTCCGCAAACTCCGCCGAATCGCCAGCCGTTCCTGATCAGCAGCTCCAATGACCGCATCGGCACCTCGGCGTTCCCATGCGATCCGGACAAGATCATCGCTGTAGTTGAATCCAAGCATCGTGACAAAGGTCGCGCATTTGCTGATATGGACGCAACTTCCGAGGCCATTGCCGGCCACATTATGCAATTCTTCGGTGACGAAGTGAAGGCGGGTCGCCTGCCTGAGAACCTGCTGCCGTTGCAATCCGGCGTTGGCTCCATTGCGAATGCCGTCGTCGGCGGCCTGGCACAAGGTCCTTTCAAGAACCTGACTGTTTTCACTGAGGTTCTTCAGGACACCATGCTTGACCTGTTCGATTCCGGCAAGCTGGATGCAGCATCCGCATGTTCCCTCTCTCTGTCTGAAGAGCCGGGCTTCCCTCGCTTCTTCGAGAATTGGGACAAGTATGCGGACAAAATCGTTCTGCGCCCGCTGTCCATCTCCAACGCGCCTGAGCCGATCCGTCGTCTCGGTTGTATCGCCATGAACACTCCGGTCGAATTTGACATGTATGCACACGCTAACTCTACTCTGGTTGGTGGTACTCGCATGATCAATGGTCTCGGTGGTTCCGGTGACTTCCTGCGTAACGGCTACCTGAAGATCATGCATTCCCCTTCAGTGCGCCCGACCAAAACAGACCCGTACGGCATCACTTGCGTTGTTCCCAAGGCACCGCACATCGACCATACCGAGCACGACCTCGACGTTGTTGTTACCGAGCAGGGTCTCGCCGACCTGCGCGGCCTGGCACCGAAAGATCGTGCCCAGACCATCATCGACAAGTGTGTGCATCCGGAGTACAAGCCGATTATTCAGGAATACTTCGATATGGCTAAGAAAGAGACCTTGGCCAAGGGTATCGGTCACGAGCCTCAACTGTTTGACCGTTGCTTCAAGATGCAGCAAAACCTCGCCCAGAATGGCACCATGCGTATCAAGAACTGGGACATAAATATCGATCTGTGTGAATAA
- a CDS encoding esterase/lipase family protein: MDNASLLLTSTVLVFLIAPAIFIGVCVLFSGVLFWYERANQKPELIAQRFRLSHWYRILKIYALEYFATLASLLIYPLGLHSSKHPQSNKEHPIVLLIHGLYLNRASSFYLKKHLEQRDYHVITLNLPPWKEVETLTECIDQAVSALRQEGFTGPIDLVGHSLGGLIARNYVQRRGGDKYIRQCITVGAPHFGSKIVPFSISKLARQLAPGSPFIEQLNQAKWPESVGFYSIFTPLDNIVLPPGRSKHPAARNIEIANSGHMTLWYHPHTIRHLRQILTNGKTHD, from the coding sequence ATGGACAATGCCAGCCTGCTGTTGACAAGTACAGTTCTCGTTTTCCTGATTGCGCCAGCTATTTTTATTGGTGTTTGCGTCCTGTTCAGTGGCGTGCTTTTCTGGTACGAACGGGCGAATCAGAAACCGGAACTGATCGCACAGCGTTTCCGACTTTCTCACTGGTATCGGATTTTAAAAATTTATGCTCTCGAATATTTTGCCACTTTGGCCTCTCTGCTCATCTATCCTCTGGGATTGCACAGCTCCAAACATCCTCAAAGCAACAAAGAACACCCGATTGTCCTGTTAATTCACGGATTATATCTTAACCGAGCCAGCAGCTTTTACCTCAAAAAGCACCTTGAACAACGCGACTACCATGTCATTACTCTGAATCTGCCACCGTGGAAAGAAGTGGAAACCTTAACGGAATGCATTGACCAGGCCGTCAGCGCATTGCGCCAAGAGGGATTTACCGGACCGATTGATCTTGTGGGCCACTCTTTAGGTGGGCTGATCGCCCGAAACTATGTGCAGCGCCGCGGTGGCGACAAATATATTCGCCAGTGTATCACGGTTGGAGCACCCCATTTCGGCTCAAAAATTGTCCCTTTTTCCATTTCAAAACTGGCGCGCCAGTTAGCGCCGGGCAGCCCTTTCATTGAACAACTCAACCAAGCAAAATGGCCTGAATCGGTGGGCTTTTATTCCATTTTCACCCCACTGGACAACATCGTATTGCCTCCAGGCAGAAGTAAACACCCAGCAGCACGTAACATTGAGATTGCCAACAGTGGCCACATGACACTATGGTACCATCCCCATACGATTCGCCACCTTCGCCAGATTCTAACCAACGGAAAGACGCATGATTGA
- a CDS encoding class I SAM-dependent methyltransferase: MTEQPHNTSNALLEQIIADDISQRGGLSFCDYMQHCLYHPQHGYYMAARQRVGAKGDFFTSSSVHSLFGALIARQLHQMWQLLGSGSFTVVEQGAGDGFLALDILETLQADYPQMYAVIRYVLIDVSADNRRRQQEHLHRHAEQITWQNFDELGSFTGCFLSNELLDAFAVHVVEKHDGQLQEVYVVQGGQGLEEELRTVDGPQFAHHFERVGAGVMEGCRGEVCLAVQPWVESVAEKLEQGFVLTIDYGYPAQELYAPFRRQGTLLCYYQHTANDNPYQNIGCQDITSHVDFTLLQRCGEHVGLETLHFTEQYRFLIGLGFVEELVRLQAEETDPQKAMALRMTLKNLILPDGGMGETFKVLIQGKGVGQPELLCQRKISDISAAFT; the protein is encoded by the coding sequence ATGACAGAACAGCCACACAACACATCGAATGCCTTGTTGGAACAAATTATCGCTGATGATATTTCGCAACGCGGTGGTCTTTCCTTCTGTGATTATATGCAGCACTGTCTCTACCATCCGCAGCATGGATATTACATGGCGGCTCGTCAACGTGTTGGCGCAAAAGGCGACTTTTTTACGTCATCGTCCGTTCACAGCCTGTTCGGTGCTCTTATCGCGCGGCAGTTGCATCAGATGTGGCAGCTGCTGGGAAGTGGTTCCTTTACCGTTGTTGAACAAGGTGCCGGTGACGGGTTTCTTGCCCTTGATATCCTTGAAACTCTCCAAGCTGACTATCCACAGATGTACGCTGTCATCCGTTATGTTCTTATTGATGTCAGTGCCGATAATCGCCGACGACAACAGGAACATCTGCATCGCCATGCTGAGCAGATTACGTGGCAGAATTTTGATGAATTGGGGTCCTTTACCGGGTGTTTTCTGAGTAACGAACTTCTCGATGCCTTTGCGGTTCATGTGGTTGAAAAACATGATGGCCAACTGCAGGAAGTTTATGTTGTTCAGGGGGGGCAGGGGCTGGAAGAGGAGCTGCGCACGGTGGATGGCCCGCAATTTGCGCATCATTTTGAACGAGTGGGCGCAGGTGTGATGGAAGGATGTCGTGGTGAGGTGTGTCTGGCGGTTCAACCCTGGGTTGAGTCGGTTGCAGAAAAACTTGAACAAGGGTTTGTTCTGACCATTGATTACGGCTATCCGGCCCAGGAACTCTATGCGCCGTTTCGTCGACAGGGCACTTTGCTGTGCTATTATCAACATACAGCCAACGACAATCCCTATCAGAATATCGGCTGTCAGGATATCACCAGCCACGTTGATTTTACCTTGCTGCAGAGATGTGGTGAACATGTCGGTCTGGAAACTTTGCACTTTACGGAGCAATACCGCTTCCTGATCGGTCTGGGATTTGTCGAAGAATTGGTTCGCCTGCAAGCTGAGGAGACTGATCCGCAGAAAGCCATGGCCTTGCGCATGACCTTGAAGAATTTGATTTTACCTGATGGGGGCATGGGGGAGACGTTTAAAGTTTTGATTCAGGGCAAGGGTGTCGGTCAGCCCGAATTGCTCTGCCAACGAAAAATTAGTGATATTTCGGCCGCTTTTACTTAA